The following are encoded in a window of Coleofasciculus sp. FACHB-1120 genomic DNA:
- a CDS encoding alpha-2-macroglobulin: MRFLVVVAFVLGIAGCGVINLSGNEPLPAVPSLATPQLPDWIEEISPTGEVEPLAQIRIRFKDALIPVESLDSPDQQQKLKQFEILPPLPGQFRFLTPRMVGFQADKALPKATRVRVTLKAGLADLKNHRLDKDLAWTFNTEPIKLTNLPTTNPENPDNQAIALKPTLKFNSNVELDIASVQEHLKLVPEGKQKDIRLKVDLEKKETPSENEQPQEKLDHSTRNWTYNLVPQQTLEKATRYRLEFSPGLLPTRGNLPSEISYVSQLATYSPLKLLIIKYYGVPDAGGTYGRFVKGSPQLQFNNGLDADSAIENITVTPAPKEAIKLVQVPDGESLVNLNPWALEPATTYTITVGKKLKDKFGQTLEKPVTLKYETGDVAGDIWVPSNLNIFPSGNDLNLNISTVNLPESKYKAAYRVLQPTDLVYVDSAYPRGDGNDLLPNPSSWQSVKVSGKKNQLVDATVPIREKLGTATGMLAYGVQARTNRYEENGKQQWREPTTYGMVELTNLGVFAQWFPDSGLIRVHHLSDGSPVASAPVEIYESKLEAKSRPQPVPCASGKTDEAGTLLLRREDMQQCTKSNSGFEQGPKLLVIARENQDWAFVRTEEYSGAYGYGVDAGWDDEKPVSRGVIFSDRQLYQPGEKASFTGFAYYLQNGNIQQDKNSSYKVTLLNPDGQKTDLGTQTTNEFGSFSLEVPFKANQPLGYYSIQAKGKSGVEVLGDFRVAEFKPPNFKVELNLDKEFALKDQQVEAKSTSNYLFGAPVEGGKAQYYVTRSQADFKPKGWEQFSFGRQWFWPEESPTVASDVLQSNQVLDGSGKSSQIVKIAKDLPYPMTYRVDVQVADVSNLSVSDSKTFTVLPSDRLIGLQSNFVADAGKEFPVQVIVTDPTGKVMEGQRVRVELQQMKYSSVTRVVEGSNTAKNQVEYKTVAQTEVKSGTSPQSVSLTPPESGSYRIRANFANTKDEVTATDLQIWATGGNAVSWGESDRDRLEVKLDKDTYKPGETATALIQSPYPEAELYFAVVRDKPLYKTITKVKGGAPQIQFQVTPEMLPNAAVEAVLVRQGVPLSQVEPGSLENLVRIGFAPFKTNLDDKYLKVQVTPIQTQLEPGVPETVQLELKDAQGNPAQGQFTVMAVNEAVLQLSGYRPPDLVQTVYAEQPISTRFSDNRPNVVVQPTSMTKPKGWGYGGGQSAGAANTRTRKDFQALAYYNGSVLTDATGKAEVTFKLPDDLTTWRVMAVATDGNLHFGNGEATFITTKPLLSNPILPQFARPGDRLEAGLSVTNNTQQAGNLAINGVANGSLQFAENKPANLQTKAESGTRAYRFPIVAGSAGKSQVKFITQLNGTADAFEVPLEVKALEITEQVVESGTTTNQVKIPLNVDKKVVPDAGGLEISLASTLIPEITAPARQVLQDEQLPFLEPAASQLAIASSLQTLSQKYGQTFAQFNPTQQANQSLEHLQKLQQPDGGFAAWPGQQKSDPLVSPYAAQALARASKAGLTVEPRMVSRLTTYLKKILADPGQYDFCKQPLCKNQVRLEALSALAELGEKRNDFLADIYAQRSQFDPVTQIKLARYLSQFPEWQEESQTLAKQFQQNIYQTGRTATVNLPQGLSWLNSSTTAQAQALRLAIAQKTNPEILDRLLQSLLTLRRNGTWQNTYDNAQALTALVEYSQTQPTPPNFGATVKLAGKKLTAAQFKGYANPSQDLKVPMTQLPRDRHDLIVQKSGQGTLHYLVAYRYRLQGNQPGRFNGLRVTREIRPANEEKVLRKLSLYASDEPLTVKSGQVFDIGLEIITDRPVNRVVITDPLPAGFEAVDASFQTSTAALQAKEDNFGFKTIYRDRIVAYSDRLEAGVYSLHYLVRSVTPGTFLWPGAEAHLQYAPEEFGRSASSTLKVSD; this comes from the coding sequence ATGCGGTTTCTGGTTGTCGTAGCATTCGTACTGGGGATAGCCGGATGTGGCGTGATTAATCTCTCTGGAAATGAACCACTTCCAGCAGTTCCCTCTCTAGCGACGCCGCAACTACCGGACTGGATTGAGGAAATTAGCCCGACTGGTGAGGTTGAACCTTTAGCGCAGATCCGCATCCGATTTAAAGATGCTTTAATTCCTGTTGAGAGTCTTGATAGCCCCGATCAACAGCAAAAGCTGAAACAGTTTGAGATTTTGCCGCCGCTACCAGGGCAATTTCGATTTTTGACGCCGCGAATGGTGGGATTTCAAGCCGATAAAGCATTGCCGAAAGCAACGCGAGTCAGAGTCACTCTGAAAGCTGGTTTGGCGGATCTAAAAAATCATCGTCTGGATAAAGATTTAGCGTGGACTTTCAATACCGAACCGATTAAACTAACTAATTTACCGACTACTAATCCTGAAAATCCTGATAATCAAGCGATCGCTCTAAAGCCAACTCTAAAATTTAACTCAAATGTAGAACTGGATATCGCTTCAGTCCAAGAGCATTTGAAGCTAGTTCCGGAAGGAAAACAGAAGGATATACGGCTGAAAGTTGACTTAGAAAAAAAAGAGACACCCTCAGAGAATGAACAGCCACAGGAGAAACTTGACCATTCAACCCGCAACTGGACATATAATTTAGTACCGCAGCAGACTTTAGAAAAAGCGACTCGTTACCGCTTAGAATTTTCTCCGGGTTTGCTTCCTACTCGGGGGAATCTGCCCAGCGAGATATCTTATGTTAGTCAGCTAGCTACTTATTCACCTTTGAAATTACTGATAATTAAATATTACGGAGTACCCGATGCCGGAGGGACTTATGGTCGGTTTGTGAAAGGAAGCCCTCAACTGCAATTTAATAACGGGCTTGACGCAGATTCAGCGATTGAGAATATTACTGTAACTCCTGCGCCAAAAGAAGCTATTAAACTGGTTCAAGTTCCTGATGGAGAAAGTCTTGTTAATCTCAATCCTTGGGCATTAGAACCTGCCACTACTTATACAATTACTGTCGGTAAAAAACTCAAGGATAAGTTTGGGCAAACATTGGAGAAGCCAGTTACGCTGAAATACGAAACGGGCGATGTAGCTGGAGATATTTGGGTACCATCCAATCTAAATATTTTCCCATCGGGTAACGATTTGAATTTGAATATTTCTACTGTAAACTTACCGGAATCGAAATATAAAGCGGCTTATCGGGTATTGCAGCCGACAGATTTAGTTTATGTAGATTCCGCTTATCCCAGAGGTGATGGAAACGATTTATTACCGAATCCCAGTTCTTGGCAAAGTGTCAAGGTATCGGGTAAGAAAAATCAATTAGTTGATGCGACTGTTCCCATCCGGGAAAAACTGGGTACTGCTACGGGAATGTTAGCTTATGGGGTTCAGGCGCGAACTAATCGTTATGAAGAAAATGGTAAGCAACAATGGCGCGAACCGACGACTTATGGAATGGTCGAATTGACTAATTTAGGAGTGTTTGCACAGTGGTTCCCTGATTCGGGATTGATTCGCGTGCATCACCTCTCAGATGGTTCTCCCGTAGCATCTGCACCTGTCGAGATTTATGAATCAAAATTGGAGGCAAAATCTCGTCCTCAACCTGTACCTTGTGCATCAGGGAAAACGGATGAAGCGGGGACATTACTGTTGCGTCGTGAGGATATGCAGCAATGCACAAAATCTAATTCTGGATTTGAACAAGGGCCTAAGTTGCTCGTAATTGCTCGCGAAAATCAAGATTGGGCATTTGTCCGCACGGAAGAATATAGCGGTGCTTATGGCTATGGTGTTGATGCTGGATGGGATGATGAGAAGCCAGTATCGCGGGGGGTTATCTTCTCGGATAGACAGCTTTACCAGCCAGGGGAAAAAGCATCGTTTACGGGTTTTGCCTACTACTTACAAAATGGAAATATCCAGCAGGACAAAAATTCTAGTTATAAAGTCACTCTCTTAAATCCAGATGGTCAAAAAACGGATTTAGGTACTCAAACAACCAATGAATTTGGAAGTTTTTCTCTAGAAGTGCCGTTTAAGGCTAATCAACCGCTTGGCTATTATTCGATTCAAGCGAAAGGCAAAAGTGGTGTAGAAGTTTTGGGTGACTTTCGCGTTGCCGAGTTTAAACCGCCTAATTTTAAGGTTGAGCTAAATCTAGATAAAGAATTTGCTCTAAAAGACCAGCAAGTTGAAGCGAAATCCACTAGCAATTATCTGTTTGGTGCGCCTGTGGAAGGCGGGAAGGCTCAATATTACGTCACGCGATCGCAAGCTGATTTTAAACCGAAAGGGTGGGAGCAATTTTCTTTTGGGCGACAGTGGTTTTGGCCTGAGGAGAGTCCGACTGTTGCCAGCGATGTGTTGCAATCCAATCAGGTATTAGATGGTAGTGGGAAGAGCAGCCAAATTGTCAAGATAGCCAAGGATTTGCCTTACCCGATGACGTATCGGGTAGATGTGCAAGTCGCGGATGTGTCGAATTTGTCAGTATCGGATTCTAAGACGTTTACGGTATTGCCCAGCGATCGCTTAATCGGGTTACAATCCAATTTCGTTGCGGATGCTGGTAAAGAGTTTCCCGTCCAAGTTATCGTTACCGATCCTACCGGCAAGGTGATGGAAGGACAACGGGTGCGCGTGGAACTGCAACAGATGAAATATAGCAGCGTCACGCGGGTGGTAGAAGGCAGTAATACCGCTAAAAATCAGGTCGAATATAAGACAGTTGCACAGACAGAAGTAAAATCTGGAACCAGTCCTCAATCTGTCTCTCTCACACCTCCAGAATCGGGTTCTTACCGGATTCGAGCAAACTTTGCAAACACTAAGGATGAAGTTACCGCAACCGATTTGCAGATTTGGGCGACTGGTGGCAATGCGGTAAGTTGGGGAGAAAGCGATCGCGATCGCTTGGAAGTCAAACTCGACAAAGACACCTATAAACCGGGTGAAACGGCTACCGCTTTAATTCAATCTCCTTATCCGGAAGCCGAGTTATATTTTGCCGTTGTCCGCGACAAACCCCTGTACAAGACAATTACCAAAGTCAAAGGGGGTGCGCCGCAGATTCAATTCCAAGTAACGCCGGAAATGCTGCCTAATGCCGCAGTAGAGGCGGTATTAGTTCGCCAAGGCGTTCCCCTAAGTCAAGTGGAACCCGGAAGCTTGGAAAACTTGGTGCGGATTGGGTTTGCTCCTTTTAAAACCAACTTGGATGATAAGTATTTGAAAGTCCAAGTTACCCCAATTCAAACGCAACTAGAACCGGGTGTTCCAGAAACCGTACAACTAGAACTGAAGGATGCACAAGGCAACCCAGCACAAGGACAGTTTACCGTCATGGCGGTAAATGAAGCGGTGCTGCAACTCAGCGGTTATCGTCCGCCGGATTTGGTGCAGACTGTTTATGCAGAGCAGCCGATTTCAACTCGATTTAGCGATAATCGTCCAAATGTGGTGGTGCAACCAACCTCAATGACGAAACCGAAAGGTTGGGGTTATGGCGGGGGACAATCAGCAGGAGCAGCGAATACCCGCACCCGCAAGGATTTCCAAGCTTTAGCTTACTACAACGGCTCTGTTCTCACAGACGCAACAGGGAAGGCAGAGGTGACATTTAAGTTACCCGATGACTTAACAACGTGGCGGGTGATGGCAGTTGCTACCGATGGGAATTTGCACTTTGGTAACGGCGAGGCGACATTTATCACCACGAAACCGTTGCTGTCTAACCCTATATTGCCGCAGTTTGCACGTCCGGGCGATCGCTTGGAAGCTGGCTTATCGGTGACAAACAATACCCAGCAAGCAGGAAATCTGGCAATTAATGGTGTGGCGAACGGTTCGCTTCAGTTTGCAGAGAATAAACCTGCCAATCTGCAAACCAAAGCAGAATCTGGTACTCGTGCTTATCGCTTTCCCATCGTGGCGGGAAGTGCGGGTAAATCTCAGGTGAAGTTTATCACTCAGTTGAATGGAACCGCTGATGCCTTTGAAGTGCCTTTGGAGGTGAAAGCGCTAGAGATTACCGAACAAGTCGTTGAAAGCGGTACAACTACGAATCAGGTGAAGATTCCCCTAAATGTGGATAAAAAGGTTGTCCCTGATGCGGGAGGTTTGGAGATTTCCCTTGCCAGTACGCTGATACCGGAAATTACCGCACCAGCGCGTCAAGTATTGCAGGATGAGCAATTGCCATTCTTGGAACCGGCGGCGAGTCAATTAGCGATCGCATCCAGCTTGCAAACGCTTTCTCAAAAATACGGTCAAACCTTTGCACAATTCAACCCGACTCAACAAGCGAACCAATCTCTAGAACACCTGCAAAAACTCCAGCAACCGGATGGTGGATTCGCTGCTTGGCCTGGTCAACAGAAGTCCGATCCGTTAGTATCTCCTTACGCAGCTCAAGCTTTGGCAAGAGCCTCGAAAGCGGGACTGACGGTGGAACCGAGAATGGTGTCTCGCTTGACGACTTACTTGAAGAAAATTCTTGCAGATCCCGGTCAATATGATTTTTGTAAGCAGCCACTCTGCAAGAATCAGGTGCGACTAGAAGCACTGTCTGCGTTGGCGGAACTGGGAGAAAAGCGCAATGACTTTCTTGCAGACATCTACGCACAGCGCAGTCAATTCGATCCGGTTACGCAGATTAAGCTGGCGCGTTACCTGTCTCAGTTCCCAGAGTGGCAAGAAGAATCTCAAACTCTAGCGAAGCAATTCCAGCAGAATATTTATCAAACGGGTCGCACTGCTACGGTAAATTTACCCCAAGGTTTATCTTGGCTCAACTCGTCAACAACAGCGCAAGCTCAAGCTTTGCGCCTTGCGATCGCGCAAAAGACTAACCCAGAAATCCTGGATCGGTTGTTGCAAAGTCTCCTGACACTGCGACGAAACGGCACTTGGCAGAATACCTATGACAACGCTCAAGCACTCACTGCTTTAGTGGAATATAGTCAGACACAGCCAACTCCGCCTAACTTTGGCGCAACAGTGAAACTGGCTGGCAAAAAATTGACAGCGGCGCAATTTAAAGGATACGCCAACCCCAGCCAGGATCTTAAGGTGCCGATGACCCAGTTACCACGCGATCGCCACGATCTGATTGTGCAAAAATCGGGTCAAGGTACGCTGCACTACTTGGTTGCCTATCGCTACCGCTTACAGGGAAATCAACCGGGAAGATTTAACGGCTTACGGGTAACGCGAGAAATCCGTCCTGCCAATGAAGAAAAGGTGTTGCGAAAGCTCAGCCTTTACGCTTCTGATGAGCCGTTGACGGTGAAAAGCGGTCAGGTGTTTGATATTGGTTTGGAGATTATTACCGATCGTCCGGTAAATCGTGTGGTCATTACCGATCCGCTCCCAGCCGGGTTTGAGGCAGTCGATGCGAGTTTCCAAACTTCTACGGCTGCATTACAGGCAAAAGAAGATAACTTTGGCTTCAAGACGATTTATCGCGATCGCATTGTTGCATATAGCGATCGCTTGGAAGCCGGGGTCTACTCCCTGCACTACCTCGTCCGTTCCGTGACTCCAGGCACCTTCCTTTGGCCTGGTGCAGAAGCCCATCTACAGTATGCCCCAGAAGAGTTTGGACGCTCGGCTTCTTCTACTTTAAAAGTGTCAGATTAG
- a CDS encoding AbrB/MazE/SpoVT family DNA-binding domain-containing protein — protein MHVIKIRRIGNSLGATLPKEVLQKLNVNEGDTVFLTETADGFQITAYDPDFEAAIQSFAETRKNYHNALRELAK, from the coding sequence ATGCACGTCATCAAGATTCGACGGATTGGCAATTCTTTGGGAGCAACGTTGCCTAAAGAAGTATTGCAGAAACTGAATGTCAACGAGGGAGATACTGTTTTTTTGACAGAAACGGCCGATGGGTTTCAAATAACTGCTTACGATCCTGATTTTGAAGCAGCGATCCAATCCTTTGCAGAAACACGCAAAAACTACCACAATGCCTTACGGGAATTAGCTAAATAG
- a CDS encoding glycosyltransferase, with protein MKIVLHTFGSLGDLHPYIAIALELKARGHQAVIATAGFYRNKIEAAGLEFHPVRPDLPTDVEQQRELVRQIMDKQNGTEYVFRQAILPYVQETYEDLMSAVRGADLLVTHPLSFAGTSVVEKTGIRWVSSVLSPMSFLSAYDPPVVATFLSWLNLRILGPRFNGSLIRLAKNRFSSWDEPLRQLRAQLGLSPLADSMFKGMNSPDLVLALFSEALATPQPDWPKQTCITGFTFYDRNGNAGLSPELSSFLDAGEPPIVFTLGSSAVWVADKFYLESAKAALKLGYRAVLLVGNNNPSLPKELQSKDIGIFDYAPYSELFPRAAAIVHQGGVGTTAQVLRSGRPMLVVPFSNDQPDNAARITRLGVGRTIDRDRYTASRAAKELDRLLREPRYQAKATEVGNKVRAENGVKVACDAIEAQLKKDKNATNLQSASVSPV; from the coding sequence ATGAAGATTGTTCTACACACTTTTGGTTCGCTAGGCGATTTGCATCCTTATATAGCGATCGCCCTAGAATTAAAGGCACGCGGGCATCAAGCAGTCATTGCCACAGCGGGGTTCTACCGTAACAAAATTGAAGCGGCTGGTCTTGAGTTCCACCCAGTCCGTCCCGACTTGCCCACAGACGTTGAACAGCAACGAGAACTTGTGCGTCAGATCATGGACAAGCAAAACGGTACAGAATACGTCTTTCGCCAAGCAATCTTACCTTATGTCCAAGAAACTTATGAGGATCTGATGTCGGCAGTGCGCGGTGCTGACCTGTTGGTGACGCACCCCCTCAGCTTCGCAGGAACGTCCGTTGTTGAGAAAACAGGAATTCGTTGGGTTTCCAGCGTACTGTCTCCAATGTCGTTCCTCTCCGCCTACGATCCCCCAGTGGTGGCGACTTTCCTCAGTTGGCTGAATTTACGCATACTTGGCCCTAGGTTTAATGGATCGCTCATCCGCCTTGCCAAAAATCGTTTCAGCTCGTGGGATGAACCCCTGCGACAATTACGGGCGCAGCTTGGTTTATCTCCCCTTGCCGATTCTATGTTTAAAGGGATGAACTCCCCCGACTTAGTGCTGGCTTTATTTTCAGAAGCTCTCGCAACTCCTCAACCCGACTGGCCAAAGCAGACTTGCATTACCGGATTTACTTTCTACGATCGCAATGGCAACGCTGGTCTATCTCCGGAATTGTCGTCATTTTTGGATGCGGGAGAACCGCCAATTGTCTTTACTTTGGGAAGTTCCGCCGTGTGGGTTGCTGACAAGTTTTACCTCGAAAGTGCCAAAGCTGCCTTAAAGTTAGGCTATCGGGCTGTATTGCTAGTTGGCAACAATAACCCCTCCCTGCCAAAAGAGTTGCAATCTAAAGATATTGGTATTTTTGACTACGCTCCCTACTCGGAACTGTTTCCCCGGGCTGCTGCGATTGTGCATCAAGGAGGCGTGGGCACAACCGCACAGGTGTTGCGTTCCGGTCGCCCGATGTTGGTCGTACCCTTTAGTAACGACCAACCAGACAATGCAGCACGCATTACTCGTTTAGGAGTCGGACGGACTATCGATCGCGATCGCTACACTGCTTCCCGTGCGGCTAAGGAACTCGATCGCCTGTTGCGCGAACCTCGTTACCAGGCTAAAGCTACAGAAGTTGGCAATAAGGTACGAGCAGAAAACGGGGTTAAAGTTGCCTGCGATGCAATCGAAGCACAATTGAAAAAAGATAAGAACGCTACCAACCTTCAAAGTGCGTCCGTCTCGCCTGTTTAA